The following proteins are co-located in the Opitutaceae bacterium genome:
- a CDS encoding CoA transferase — translation MKPLEGLLVLDFAQFLAGPWAATRLADLGARVIKIERPGSGDICRHLYISNLSLDGDSTLFHSINRNKQSYAADLKDPADLEKVRQLVARADVLIQNFRPGVMERLGLGPDECARMNPRLVTGVVTGYGTEGPWRDKPGQDLLAQSVSGLTWLNGNADQPPMAFGLSVADLTASAHLVQGILAALLRRSTTGRGALVEVSLLESVLDLQFEVITTFLNDGGKAPERSTINNANAYLGAPYGIYATADGHLALAMGSVITLGGLLELPALAAYTNPQSWFTHRDEIKRHIADHLVTQPTRHWLERLEPAGYWCAEVLDWAGLWRTGAFSALDFVQTVRRDAGPEMRTTRCPIRIDRQLYKSERGAPRVGQHTQEIQAEFKL, via the coding sequence ATGAAGCCGCTCGAAGGCCTGCTCGTGCTCGACTTTGCGCAGTTCCTCGCCGGCCCCTGGGCGGCGACGCGGCTGGCGGACCTCGGGGCGCGCGTCATCAAGATCGAGCGTCCGGGCAGCGGCGACATCTGCCGCCACCTGTACATTTCCAACCTGTCCCTCGACGGCGACAGCACGCTCTTTCACTCGATCAACCGCAACAAGCAGAGTTACGCGGCCGATCTCAAGGATCCGGCGGATTTGGAAAAGGTCCGCCAACTCGTTGCCCGCGCCGACGTGCTCATCCAGAACTTCCGCCCCGGCGTGATGGAACGCCTCGGACTCGGTCCGGACGAATGCGCGCGGATGAACCCACGGCTCGTCACGGGCGTCGTCACCGGGTACGGCACGGAGGGACCCTGGCGCGACAAGCCCGGGCAGGACTTGCTGGCGCAATCCGTCTCCGGTCTGACCTGGCTCAACGGCAACGCCGACCAGCCGCCCATGGCCTTCGGCCTGTCGGTGGCGGATCTCACCGCCAGCGCGCATCTGGTGCAGGGCATTCTGGCCGCCCTGCTCCGGCGAAGCACCACGGGGCGCGGCGCGCTCGTCGAGGTCAGTCTGCTCGAATCCGTGCTCGACCTGCAGTTCGAGGTCATCACAACCTTCCTGAACGACGGAGGAAAGGCACCCGAACGCAGCACCATCAACAATGCCAATGCCTATCTCGGCGCGCCCTATGGCATCTACGCAACCGCTGACGGCCACCTGGCGCTCGCCATGGGATCGGTCATCACGCTCGGCGGTCTCCTCGAACTCCCCGCACTCGCCGCCTACACGAATCCGCAGAGCTGGTTCACGCATCGCGACGAGATCAAGCGTCACATTGCCGACCACCTCGTCACCCAGCCAACCCGCCACTGGCTGGAGCGGCTCGAACCCGCCGGTTACTGGTGCGCCGAGGTGCTGGATTGGGCGGGACTCTGGCGCACGGGGGCGTTTTCCGCGCTCGATTTCGTGCAGACCGTGCGGCGCGACGCCGGTCCTGAAATGCGCACCACGCGCTGCCCCATCCGCATCGATCGGCAATTGTACAAGTCGGAGCGCGGGGCTCCGCGTGTCGGCCAGCACACACAGGAGATCCAGGCCGAGTTCAAACTTTAG
- a CDS encoding extracellular solute-binding protein, producing the protein MPDPIILRGMTWNHPRGLAPLVATARQYAQQHPNVRIEWSVRSLKDFEEYPIERLVQDFDLIVLDHPCIPLVSAKGLLLPLDEHLPAAFLADQAVNSVGVSHRSYQHNGHQWALAIDAATPVAFWREDLMASHHLEPPASWPDLLALARRGHVEVPAAPINCLMNFFSFAVALGGAPFVTPDRLVERAVGREAIARLRELIALCDPGVWHRNPIASHDLVASADNHAVCCCPLAYGYSNYARPGFAAHVLKFGAPPLFNGQPLSTVLGGTGLALSASRPNRATAVDYAKYTASPEIQRTLYVSSGGQPGHRLAWTDAANNRVTGDYFLRTLPVLDHAWLRPRHAGYQHFQDVASPIIHDALRGAISDDAALDRMDALHRGTIARASP; encoded by the coding sequence ATGCCAGATCCCATCATCCTCCGCGGAATGACCTGGAATCATCCGCGCGGCCTCGCCCCGCTCGTGGCGACCGCAAGGCAGTACGCACAGCAGCACCCGAATGTGCGCATCGAATGGTCCGTGCGATCCCTGAAGGACTTCGAGGAGTATCCCATCGAGCGCCTCGTCCAGGATTTCGACCTGATCGTCCTCGACCATCCCTGCATCCCGCTCGTCTCGGCGAAGGGTCTCCTCCTGCCTCTGGACGAACACCTGCCGGCCGCGTTTCTAGCTGACCAGGCTGTGAATTCCGTCGGTGTCTCGCATCGCAGCTACCAGCACAACGGCCACCAGTGGGCGCTCGCCATCGACGCCGCGACACCCGTCGCCTTCTGGCGCGAGGACCTGATGGCGTCGCATCACCTGGAGCCTCCCGCATCCTGGCCGGACCTTCTCGCGCTCGCGCGGCGCGGTCACGTCGAGGTGCCGGCGGCGCCCATCAACTGCCTGATGAATTTTTTCAGCTTTGCGGTCGCGCTCGGAGGCGCGCCGTTTGTCACACCCGACCGGCTCGTTGAGCGAGCCGTGGGCCGCGAGGCGATCGCCCGGCTTCGCGAGCTGATCGCCCTCTGCGATCCCGGTGTCTGGCATCGGAATCCGATAGCATCGCACGACCTTGTCGCCTCCGCGGACAATCACGCAGTCTGCTGCTGCCCGCTCGCGTATGGCTATTCCAACTACGCGCGCCCCGGCTTTGCCGCGCATGTTCTGAAGTTCGGTGCTCCGCCGCTGTTCAACGGACAACCGCTCTCCACCGTGCTGGGCGGCACCGGTCTCGCGCTTTCCGCATCAAGGCCGAATCGCGCGACCGCTGTCGACTACGCGAAGTACACCGCGTCGCCGGAAATCCAGCGGACGCTCTACGTGTCCAGCGGCGGTCAGCCCGGCCACCGTCTGGCATGGACGGATGCGGCCAACAACCGCGTGACCGGCGACTACTTTCTCCGCACGCTGCCCGTGCTCGACCACGCCTGGCTGCGACCCCGCCACGCGGGTTACCAGCATTTCCAGGATGTGGCTTCGCCCATCATTCACGACGCGCTTCGTGGCGCCATCAGCGACGATGCCGCGCTCGACCGGATGGATGCGCTGCATCGCGGGACCATCGCCCGCGCCTCTCCATGA
- a CDS encoding Gfo/Idh/MocA family oxidoreductase yields the protein MEPPQPSAPVLPRTARPIVVIGAGGIVRDAHLPAYRLAGFPVFAIHDQDGARARRLAEDFNVAHTPASLHEAVRTAPAGAVFDVAVPASALRDVLPALPDGAPVLIQKPFGEDLAQARSLLSLCRSKRLDAAVNFQLRFAPNIAAARALVASGAIGELHDVEVRVTVYTPWHLWTFLEALPRVEILYHSIHYIDLVRSFLGEPSGVFAKTVRHPGMPRLASTRTNIAFDYGDTLRANITANHGHLFGRRHQESYVKWEGTRGAIKAGLGLLVDYPKGEPDTLEFCALDASGKPGPWEPVPFSGSWYPHAFIGTMASLQRHTCGETTELPTRIDDAIRTMAVVEAAYESSARGATPIPPP from the coding sequence ATGGAACCGCCCCAGCCATCCGCCCCCGTCCTTCCGCGCACGGCACGCCCGATCGTGGTCATCGGAGCGGGCGGCATTGTGCGCGACGCGCATCTCCCGGCCTATCGCCTGGCCGGTTTCCCGGTCTTCGCGATTCATGATCAGGATGGGGCGCGCGCCCGCCGGCTAGCGGAGGACTTCAACGTGGCTCACACCCCCGCCTCGCTTCACGAGGCAGTTCGCACGGCCCCGGCCGGAGCTGTCTTCGATGTCGCGGTCCCCGCCTCGGCCCTGCGCGACGTGCTGCCCGCCCTGCCCGACGGGGCGCCCGTGCTCATTCAGAAGCCCTTCGGCGAGGATCTCGCACAGGCCCGCTCGCTCCTCTCGCTCTGCCGGAGCAAACGCCTGGACGCCGCGGTGAACTTCCAGCTGCGCTTTGCGCCGAACATCGCCGCCGCCCGCGCACTCGTCGCCAGCGGTGCGATCGGCGAGCTTCACGATGTCGAGGTGCGCGTGACGGTCTACACGCCCTGGCACCTGTGGACTTTCCTGGAGGCGCTTCCCCGCGTCGAGATTCTGTATCACAGCATCCACTACATCGACCTGGTCCGCTCCTTCCTCGGCGAACCTTCCGGCGTGTTTGCGAAGACCGTGCGCCACCCCGGCATGCCCCGGCTGGCTTCCACACGCACGAACATCGCATTCGACTACGGGGACACCCTGCGCGCCAATATCACAGCCAACCACGGCCACCTGTTTGGACGCCGGCATCAGGAAAGCTACGTCAAGTGGGAAGGCACGCGAGGCGCGATCAAGGCGGGGCTCGGTCTTCTGGTCGATTATCCCAAGGGCGAGCCGGACACGCTTGAGTTCTGCGCGCTCGATGCCTCCGGAAAACCCGGCCCGTGGGAACCCGTGCCGTTCAGCGGCAGTTGGTATCCGCACGCCTTCATCGGCACCATGGCCTCGCTTCAGCGTCACACCTGCGGGGAGACGACCGAGTTGCCGACACGCATCGATGACGCCATCCGCACCATGGCGGTCGTCGAGGCCGCCTATGAGTCGAGCGCCCGCGGCGCAACCCCGATCCCCCCTCCCTGA
- a CDS encoding IclR family transcriptional regulator: MRKAPQYPVPALEKGLDVLELLAAVSVPQSLAELAARLARSSSELFRMLNCLESRGYIQRDRASGRYSLTLKLYSLAHTHSVEEKLLGAARQPMQDLTERVRESCHLSVLDRGMLLVLAQQVSPERVRVSIEVGGQFDPVETASGRLLLAHLGEDGRDAVLRALPGGVRMSGRAGATWSRGLAEIRRRGYASAEGETIEGVRDLSVLVGNPAVGIVAALAVSRLMRRGQRGADDALIAAMRSTASEITEALGLAAAA; encoded by the coding sequence ATGCGCAAGGCCCCCCAGTACCCCGTGCCCGCCCTGGAAAAGGGGCTCGACGTGCTCGAGCTTCTGGCCGCCGTTTCGGTTCCACAGTCGCTTGCGGAGCTGGCCGCGAGACTCGCGCGCAGCAGCAGCGAGCTCTTCCGGATGCTGAACTGCCTGGAGTCGCGCGGCTACATCCAGCGCGACAGGGCCTCGGGCCGCTACAGCCTGACGCTGAAGCTCTATTCGCTGGCGCACACGCATTCGGTGGAGGAGAAGCTGCTTGGCGCGGCGCGGCAGCCGATGCAGGATCTGACCGAGCGCGTGCGCGAATCGTGTCACCTGAGCGTGCTCGACCGCGGCATGCTCCTGGTCCTTGCGCAGCAGGTGAGTCCCGAACGCGTGCGGGTTTCCATCGAGGTGGGCGGACAGTTCGATCCGGTGGAAACGGCGTCGGGCCGCCTCCTGCTGGCGCATCTTGGCGAGGACGGGCGGGACGCGGTTTTGCGGGCGTTGCCCGGCGGAGTTCGAATGAGCGGCCGGGCAGGAGCGACATGGTCGCGCGGCCTTGCGGAGATCCGGCGGCGGGGCTATGCGTCCGCCGAAGGTGAGACGATCGAGGGTGTGCGCGATCTCTCGGTGCTTGTGGGAAACCCGGCGGTGGGCATCGTTGCGGCGCTGGCGGTCTCGCGCCTGATGCGCCGGGGTCAGCGCGGTGCGGATGATGCGTTGATCGCGGCGATGAGGTCGACGGCGTCGGAGATAACGGAAGCCTTGGGCCTTGCGGCCGCAGCATGA
- a CDS encoding MaoC family dehydratase N-terminal domain-containing protein, giving the protein MNTTIHFEDYVAGESRTSIGRTITEADIVLHAGQTGDFYPHHMDAEWCRTQDFKQRIAHGTLVFSIAVGQTAGVINPAAFSYGYDRLRFIKPVFIGDTLTSRCTVKEKRDHPKRADHGIVVELVESINQRGETVLAAEHLLLVRRRPA; this is encoded by the coding sequence ATGAACACAACCATTCATTTCGAAGACTACGTTGCCGGTGAATCCCGGACGTCCATCGGGCGCACGATCACCGAGGCCGACATCGTCCTGCATGCCGGGCAGACGGGCGATTTTTATCCGCACCACATGGATGCGGAGTGGTGCCGGACGCAGGATTTCAAGCAGCGGATCGCGCACGGCACGCTGGTCTTCAGCATAGCGGTGGGCCAGACGGCCGGCGTGATCAATCCCGCGGCGTTTTCGTACGGTTATGACCGTCTGCGCTTCATCAAGCCTGTGTTCATCGGCGACACGCTGACATCGCGGTGCACGGTCAAGGAGAAGCGGGACCACCCCAAGCGCGCCGATCACGGCATTGTGGTGGAGCTTGTGGAGTCAATCAACCAGCGCGGTGAAACCGTCCTGGCCGCCGAGCACCTCCTCCTGGTCCGCCGCCGCCCGGCGTAA
- a CDS encoding TlpA family protein disulfide reductase, whose product MKTSRRFLLSVLMLTGFAAASSVAGTQADSDFAALTAMAEQLPPWASRGPDGRIKSDRAPKRSEWMHWIDRQSQARADAALKFMTDHPADARRWDAAAIALNSPRFFVAAIKPGYDEAAAARDQARMESLIEYDNAAKAAWTERMHALETALLAAPDASADAVGEALFYGSTSVYQDTTLTTMEKLKRFRAFYATFAQRAPQSRYFPTLSRELLRQAKEADPTAYSGLLQEMKQSPNADIAAFAAGRIQAEAALEKGFDLKFTAVDGRAVDIAKLRGKVVLIDFWATWCGPCIRELPNLKAVYDKYHDRGFEVVGISLDREGDRQKLIDFCKEHGMPWPQHFDGKYWKNEYAVQYGIQAIPAMFLLGPDGKLATTEARGEKLETEVKRLLKL is encoded by the coding sequence ATGAAAACCTCCCGAAGGTTCCTCCTGTCTGTCCTCATGCTGACCGGCTTTGCCGCTGCATCGTCGGTGGCCGGCACCCAGGCTGATTCCGACTTTGCGGCGCTCACGGCAATGGCTGAGCAGCTGCCGCCCTGGGCTTCCCGAGGGCCGGACGGCAGGATCAAGAGCGATCGCGCGCCAAAGCGCTCCGAGTGGATGCACTGGATCGACCGCCAGAGCCAGGCCCGGGCGGATGCGGCGCTGAAGTTCATGACCGACCATCCTGCGGACGCGCGCCGCTGGGACGCGGCCGCGATTGCGCTGAATTCGCCGCGCTTTTTCGTGGCCGCCATCAAGCCCGGCTACGACGAGGCGGCTGCCGCCCGTGACCAGGCCAGGATGGAGTCACTCATTGAATATGACAATGCGGCGAAAGCGGCCTGGACGGAGCGCATGCACGCATTGGAGACCGCGTTGCTCGCCGCCCCCGATGCATCGGCGGACGCCGTGGGCGAGGCGCTCTTTTACGGAAGCACATCCGTCTACCAGGACACGACGCTCACTACGATGGAAAAGCTGAAAAGGTTCCGCGCGTTTTATGCGACCTTTGCGCAGCGCGCCCCGCAGTCGCGCTACTTTCCCACATTGAGCAGGGAGTTGCTCCGGCAGGCAAAGGAAGCGGATCCCACGGCCTACTCCGGCCTGCTGCAGGAGATGAAGCAGAGCCCCAATGCGGACATCGCCGCCTTTGCCGCCGGACGGATCCAGGCGGAGGCCGCGCTGGAGAAAGGTTTCGATCTGAAGTTCACCGCCGTGGACGGGCGCGCCGTCGATATCGCCAAGCTGCGTGGAAAGGTCGTGCTGATCGATTTCTGGGCGACCTGGTGCGGCCCGTGCATCAGGGAGCTGCCGAATCTGAAGGCAGTCTATGACAAGTATCACGACCGCGGCTTCGAGGTTGTCGGCATCTCCCTCGACAGGGAGGGCGACCGTCAGAAGCTCATCGATTTCTGCAAGGAGCACGGGATGCCCTGGCCGCAGCATTTCGACGGCAAGTATTGGAAGAATGAATACGCCGTGCAGTACGGCATCCAGGCGATCCCCGCGATGTTCCTGCTCGGCCCGGACGGAAAACTCGCAACGACTGAAGCCCGCGGTGAGAAACTCGAGACCGAGGTCAAGCGGCTGTTGAAGCTGTAG
- a CDS encoding type II toxin-antitoxin system prevent-host-death family antitoxin: protein MKSTVSVSQGQDSFPSLIKAAEKGRVVTVTRHEMPVACVVGYDRMAAVAETLEIMGSASAMQAIARHRAGRIKFGRLSDIPE, encoded by the coding sequence GTGAAATCTACCGTTAGCGTCTCCCAGGGCCAGGACAGCTTTCCCTCCCTCATCAAGGCTGCGGAGAAGGGGCGGGTCGTCACGGTCACGCGGCACGAAATGCCGGTGGCGTGCGTCGTTGGCTACGACCGGATGGCGGCGGTGGCCGAAACGCTCGAGATCATGGGCAGTGCGTCCGCCATGCAGGCGATCGCCAGGCACCGAGCTGGCAGGATCAAGTTCGGACGGCTCAGCGACATTCCCGAATGA
- a CDS encoding type II toxin-antitoxin system VapB family antitoxin, translated as MKTTVDIPENELEDAMRHTRARTKTEAVSLAVADFNRRQRLAKLAGSMGRFKDMMTKADLHRLRASH; from the coding sequence ATGAAAACGACCGTGGATATTCCCGAAAATGAACTGGAGGATGCCATGCGGCACACCAGGGCCCGGACGAAGACCGAGGCCGTCAGCCTCGCCGTGGCCGACTTCAATCGCCGGCAGCGGCTCGCCAAACTCGCGGGCAGCATGGGTCGGTTCAAGGACATGATGACCAAAGCCGATCTGCACAGGCTGAGGGCCTCCCACTGA
- a CDS encoding TlpA family protein disulfide reductase: protein MPDFSATWCGPCIKELPNVKAVYDKYHDRGFEVVGISLDKAGDRQKLLDFIAKENMPWPQHYDGKFWKNEYVVQYGIQAIPAMFLLGPDGKVATTDARGEKLEAEVKRLLNL, encoded by the coding sequence GTGCCCGATTTCTCGGCGACCTGGTGCGGGCCGTGCATCAAGGAGCTGCCGAACGTGAAGGCGGTCTACGACAAGTATCACGATCGCGGTTTCGAGGTTGTCGGCATCTCACTGGACAAGGCCGGTGACCGACAGAAGCTGCTCGATTTCATCGCCAAGGAAAACATGCCCTGGCCGCAGCACTACGACGGCAAGTTCTGGAAGAATGAATACGTCGTGCAGTACGGCATCCAGGCGATCCCCGCGATGTTCCTGCTCGGCCCGGACGGCAAAGTCGCAACGACTGACGCCCGCGGTGAGAAACTCGAGGCCGAGGTCAAGCGGCTGTTGAATCTGTAG
- a CDS encoding transposase codes for MDKERSMRRRALKKYWKRLGELAQLKHAPTRDELLLKIGRAEAQAGAAARLVRVTVSADSVLTYQPDRDKLRHVRLREGRYLLRTNLDASDPELIWRCYMQLVLVEESFRTLKGDLGLRPIYHQNPDRIEAHLFIAFMAYCLMITLRQQLRAAAAGLMPRVVLEKLATLQMLDVNVPTTDGRELLLVRHTEPSRDVALLLDLLGLQLPPQAPPKIRVLK; via the coding sequence GTGGACAAGGAACGCAGCATGCGCCGCCGCGCGTTGAAGAAATACTGGAAGCGCCTGGGCGAACTCGCGCAGTTGAAGCACGCTCCCACCCGCGACGAATTGCTGCTCAAAATCGGCCGGGCCGAAGCGCAGGCCGGTGCGGCTGCCAGGCTGGTCCGCGTCACGGTGTCCGCTGACAGCGTCCTCACGTATCAACCTGATCGTGACAAGCTGCGCCACGTGCGTTTGCGCGAAGGCCGCTATCTCTTGCGGACCAATCTCGACGCCAGCGATCCGGAGCTGATCTGGCGCTGCTACATGCAACTGGTGCTCGTGGAGGAGTCGTTCCGAACCTTGAAAGGCGATCTCGGATTGCGCCCGATCTACCACCAGAATCCGGACCGCATCGAGGCTCATCTGTTCATCGCCTTCATGGCGTACTGCCTGATGATCACGCTGCGCCAGCAACTGCGAGCAGCCGCCGCGGGTCTGATGCCTCGGGTCGTGTTGGAGAAACTCGCCACTCTGCAAATGCTCGATGTCAATGTGCCGACCACTGACGGCCGCGAACTGCTGCTCGTGCGACACACAGAACCAAGCCGCGACGTCGCCCTGCTGCTGGACTTGCTTGGTTTGCAATTGCCTCCCCAGGCACCGCCCAAAATCCGCGTGCTGAAATAG
- a CDS encoding redoxin domain-containing protein translates to MKSPLRLLCHLILLLIAAFAPPAHATEAPVVAPYQMDLTELNSRILRKVRAEHASARELAPEIAEFDVLLAKYKGQLEAELGIRLNRAMFTLAVLKDEASAKGQYEAVQKNYPGTNGANTADRMLASLTPEAKAKRTAAMAAHQAKLDAVRNNPAPQIDFAWSTRDGLKQLSDLRGSVVVLDFWATWCGPCIASFPKVRAEVAYFANSPVVFLGVTSLQGKVMNLGPKPIDVKDQPEKEYALTANFKKKHEMTWDIAFSSQKVFNDDYAVTGIPSMVIIDPAGKVRHLGLNPHDSTADIQGRIASILKEFNLPVPPA, encoded by the coding sequence ATGAAAAGCCCCCTGCGGCTCCTCTGTCATCTCATCTTGCTTCTCATTGCTGCGTTCGCCCCTCCGGCCCATGCAACCGAAGCACCAGTCGTGGCACCCTATCAAATGGACCTCACTGAGTTGAACTCACGCATCCTGCGGAAGGTGCGGGCCGAGCACGCCAGTGCGCGGGAACTGGCCCCGGAGATAGCCGAGTTCGACGTTCTGCTCGCCAAGTACAAGGGCCAACTTGAGGCGGAGCTTGGCATCCGCCTCAATCGGGCGATGTTCACGCTGGCAGTCCTAAAGGACGAAGCCTCCGCCAAGGGCCAATACGAGGCGGTGCAGAAAAATTATCCCGGCACCAATGGGGCCAACACGGCCGACAGGATGCTGGCTTCCCTGACCCCCGAGGCGAAAGCCAAGCGGACGGCGGCCATGGCCGCGCATCAGGCCAAGCTCGATGCCGTGCGCAATAATCCTGCGCCGCAAATCGACTTCGCGTGGTCGACCCGCGACGGCCTCAAGCAGCTCTCCGACTTGCGCGGCAGCGTGGTCGTGCTGGATTTTTGGGCGACTTGGTGCGGGCCGTGCATCGCGTCCTTCCCCAAGGTACGCGCGGAGGTCGCGTATTTCGCCAACTCGCCTGTGGTGTTCCTCGGCGTGACCAGCCTGCAGGGCAAAGTCATGAATCTGGGGCCGAAGCCCATCGACGTGAAGGATCAGCCGGAGAAGGAGTATGCGCTCACCGCCAACTTTAAAAAGAAGCACGAGATGACGTGGGACATCGCGTTTTCCAGCCAGAAAGTCTTCAACGACGATTACGCGGTCACCGGCATCCCCAGCATGGTCATCATCGATCCCGCCGGCAAGGTGCGCCACCTCGGGCTCAACCCGCACGACTCGACCGCCGACATCCAAGGCAGGATCGCATCCATCCTGAAGGAATTTAACCTGCCGGTGCCGCCAGCGTAA